One region of Polypterus senegalus isolate Bchr_013 chromosome 11, ASM1683550v1, whole genome shotgun sequence genomic DNA includes:
- the LOC120539506 gene encoding neurofilament light polypeptide-like produces MSAHSYDPYFSTYKRRYVEIAPRVHVSGVRSSYGSARPAYTSYSAPISSVSMRRSYNAPASTSSLIQAVDFDLTQATQVSSEFKTIRTHEKAQLQELNDRFASFIERVHELEQQNKVLEAELLVLRQKHVEPSRLKALYEQEIRDLRIAVDEAKNERQAMQHERENLEDTLRNLQSKYEDEVLNREETEGRMMEVRKAADEAALSRAELEKRIESLVDEIAFLKKIHEEEIAELQAQIQYAQISIEMDVAKPDLSAALKDIRMQYEKLAAKNMLSAEEWFKSKFTVLTENAVKNTDAVRAAKDEVSEYRRQLKSRNLEIEACRGMNEAMEKQLQDLEEKQNGEIAALQDTISQLEDELRNTKNEMARYLKEYQDLLNVKMALDIEIAAYRKLLEGEETRFSVSGMVSGYAQSTPPLYSRSVYSSQSSAPYMMSSRLFTSSYLSHSHVPEVEEAIQASKAEEAEAEPPESEEGEEEKGEEEEGEAEGEEAAGEEEAEEEEGGEKEEEAEGEGEEETEAGEEEAGAEDEGKEDGEGEGGDEEGGEEGEEGEAKEEAGEDEEDKEDSEKKGEDEVKEEKTEKKK; encoded by the exons ATGAGCGCCCACAGCTACGACCCCTACTTCTCCACATATAAGCGCCGCTATGTGGAGATCGCTCCCCGGGTTCACGTATCCGGTGTGCGCAGCTCTTATGGAAGCGCTCGACCAGCCTACACTAGCTACTCGGCACCCATCTCCTCTGTATCCATGAGACGTTCCTACAACGCCCCTGCTTCCACCTCCTCTCTCATACAAGCTGTGGACTTCGACCTGACCCAAGCCACACAGGTTAGCAGTGAATTCAAGACGATTCGCACACACGAGAAggctcagctacaggagctgaaCGACCGCTTCGCAAGCTTCATCGAACGGGTGCATGAACTAGAGCAGCAGAATAAGGTTTTGGAGGCTGAATTACTGGTGCTGAGGCAGAAACATGTGGAACCATCCCGCCTTAAAGCGCTCTATGAGCAGGAAATCAGAGACCTCCGCATTGCTGTGGATGAAGCCAAGAACGAGAGACAGGCTATGCAGCATGAGAGAGAGAACCTGGAGGATACCCTGAGAAACTTGCAGAGCAAGTACGAAGATGAAGTTCTTAACAGAGAAGAGACCGAAGGAAGAATGATGGAAGTGCGAAAGGCCGCCGATGAGGCTGCCTTATCCCGTGCCGAGCTGGAGAAGCGCATCGAATCCCTCGTGGACGAGATCGCGTTCCTGAAGAAAATCCACGAGGAAGAAATTGCAGAGCTGCAGGCTCAGATTCAATATGCCCAAATCTCTATCGAGATGGATGTTGCAAAGCCCGACCTTTCAGCAGCCTTAAAAGATATTCGTATGCAATACGAGAAGTTGGCGGCGAAGAACATGCTTTCGGCAGAAGAGTGGTTCAAAAGTAAGTTCACCGTGTTGACAGAAAACGCCGTGAAGAATACCGACGCAGTGCGCGCAGCAAAAGACGAGGTGAGCGAGTACCGCAGGCAGCTGAAGTCCAGGAACCTGGAGATCGAAGCCTGTCGTGGCATGAACGAAGCCATGGAGAAGCAGCTCCAGGATCTGGAAGAGAAGCAGAATGGGGAGATTGCCGCCCTACAG GACACCATCAGCCAGCTGGAGGACGAGCTAAGAAACACTAAGAATGAGATGGCTCGTTATTTGAAAGAGTACCAGGACTTGCTCAATGTTAAAATGGCACTGGACATTGAAATTGCGGCTTACAG AAAACTCCTAGAAGGTGAAGAGACACGCTTCAGCGTGAGTGGCATGGTTTCTGGATACGCACAGAGCACTCCTCCACTTTACAGCCGCTCAGTCTACTCCTCACAAAGCTCTGCTCCCTACATGATGAGCAGTCGACTCTTTACCTCTTCATACCTCAGCCACAGCCATGTCCCTGAAGTTGAGGAAGCAATCCAAGCAAGCAAGGCAGaggaggctgaagcagaaccccCAGAgtctgaagaaggagaagaagaaaagggagaAGAGGAAGAGGGAGAGGCAGAGGGAGAGGAAGCTGCTGGAGAAGAAGAAGCAGAGGAAGAGGAAG GTggtgagaaagaagaagaggctGAAGGTGAAGGTGAGGAAGAAACTGAAGCAGGTGAAGAAGAGGCAGGAGCAGAGGATGAAGGAAAAGAAGATGGTGAAGGTGAAGGAGGTgatgaagaaggaggagaagaaggggAAGAAGGGGAAGCCAAAGAGGAAGCAGGAGAGGACGAAGAGGATAAGGAAGACAGTGAGAAAAAGGGTGAAGATgaagtgaaagaagaaaagactGAGAAGAAGAAATAA